AGGCAGAGATCGAAAAGGAGAAAGAGAATCCAAAATATTTTTTTTACCCGCACAAACACAGATAACACCTGCATCTAAAAGATTGGCCCGACTATAAATGAATACGTTATAAGAAAAAAAAAGGTAAGGGAAATCCACTGCGCAGACTCCCCGTATGAAAACTATTTTTCCTGACAAAAAAGCGAAGTCTTCATTTCTGCTCCGGTAACATCTGCCACGACCGGACACTTCACTTTAAAAGCATAATAAACATCAGGCCTGACTCCCCAGAGGGATTCAAAATTGCCCTGTCCTTTACTGAGAACGACAGGCGATTCGTCAAGTCGAGAACGGAATTCAGGACTACAGCGGTTCAGAACGGTTCCGGGGGTATCCACACCGGAGGTAACCACCTCACAAAGATCGGTCATACCAACTATTTTTGCATCTACAAAGGTGGCATCATTGAGGATATTCTTTCCGCGCACAGCATAGGTGACCTTAACGCCTTCATCGCGCAACAAACCGGTTAAAATCGTATCAAGCCCAATTTCCCCGGCATTATCCCCTAGGACCAGCAAGGATTTATGACTGCGCACTTCGCCAAGAAACTTTCCGAATGCTTCTAGGTCAAGACCATGCTCAAGATTATCGAGTTCATCTTCCCAATCATATTCACCCATCACCGCACAATCCATGTAATTACCGATGATGGAAACACCCATGGCCGCCAGCAACGGGTCTCCGCTGCCAAGGACTTTGGCCTTCACTTCAGGCAAAAGTTCCAGAACCCGCTGGTTTGCTTTTTCCTTCTGGGCTTTGAAAATATCCACCTCACCCACGTATTCTGCGGTCTCGCGAAAAAGCCTCCCCGCAAGAGAAGGCGGAGACTCATTCAGGTCGGCAGAAGCGAACCCCGCAGCCCAATGCTTTACAACCTTTTCATGAATATCTTCCTGTCCAGGGCAGGTCTCCCTGATCCCGGCAATGGCCATTTTCAAAAAGCATGGCAAGCAATCCAAATGAGTTCTCATAACTATACCTTTCCCTGCCCGGACGAGCAGGGCTAATTTTGATCCCATTATTCATAGAAACGGACTAATTTTAAGCCCTAACATCAATATTAAAACATATACGCCGCGCAATAACATACTGAATTAATAATATTTACCATCAAGGCACGGCTGTTGCTAATCTCAAAGTGACAATAACTTAAACAGAGGAGCGACAATGCCACTTACTAACAGAAATAACAATAGCTCCCAACGGGCTGGTCGAGGACTCGGTCCTTGTGGAGCCGGAATGGCAAGAGGAAGAGGCGCAGGCTTCAGGCAAAACGCAGGATCTAACTACAGCACGGGGTCCGGAATGAGACGCGGTATGAGCGGACGCGGACAGGGACGTGGACAAGGACTCGGCTTAAGACGCAGAGACGGTTCCTGCCAGCAGATGCAGAATCAGGGTTTTGGTCCCGATCAGTATGCAAACGATCTTGAAAGACGCATCGCCGATCTTGAGGCTGAAAACCAAAGACTTAGAGCTGAAGCAAATAAATAGTGAATGGTTCCGGGACATAAATCTCGGAACCTTTTTTGAGGAATTTATATATGAAAATAGCAATTGCCAGCGGCAAGGGCGGTACCGGTAAAACCACTGTTGCCGTCAACTTTGCAGCCTATCTTGATTCTATGGGCAAAACCGTAAGCTTCACAGATTGTGATGTAGAAGAACCCAACGCCCACTTTTTCCTGAATCCTGAACTCAGTGCAGAAAAAGACGAATTTCTACCTGTTCCAGCCATTGATGAAGACAAATGTATCGGTGAATCATGCAAAAAATGTATTGAGCTCTGCCGCTTCAAATCCCTGATCTGGATGGTGGATTCCGTACTCAGCTTTTCCGAACTCTGCCACGGTTGCGGACTTTGCGAATTGGCCTGCCCTGCTGACGCCATCAGCGAAGGTCAACGCCTTATCGGCACAACTTCTACAGGCAAATCGGGCAATATCGATTTTTCAAGAGGATTGCTGCGCATAGGCGAAGCAATGTCCCCGCCATTGATCAAAGCGGTCAAAAACATTTCCCCCCGGGCAGAAGTGAACATTCTGGACTGCCCCCCCGGAACTTCCTGCCCGGTGGTGGAATCCGTTGACGATACTGACTTTGTGGTGCTGGTAACCGAACCCACCCCCTTCGGCCTGCACGACCTCAATCTGGCTGTGCAGCTCATGCAGACTCTGAACATGCCCTGCGGTGTGATTATTAACAGAGCCGGAATGGGTGATGACCGAGTGGAAAAATATCTTGCAGGAAAAAACGTCCCCCTGCTCGGCTCACTTCCGCACAGTCGGGAAGCCGCATCTCAATATTCTAAAGGACATCTGCTTTATGAAAGTATTCCCGGATTCAAAGACGAATTCGCCAAAATCTGGTCTTCCATCCAAGAACAAGTGAGCGGAGCAAAATAGAATGAAACAGTTAGTAGTTATCAGCGGTAAAGGCGGTACCGGAAAAACCAGTGTGGTTTCCGGCCTTGCTTCCCTCGGCCCGAAAAAAGTTCTTGCGGATTGTGATGTGGATGCGGCGGACCTGCACCTGATCCTGCATCCTGAAATTCAGGATAGACATGACTTCTTCAGCGGCGAACGCCCGGAAATCAATCCCGAACTATGCACCCAGTGCGGCCTCTGCGCCGAACATTGCAAGTTCGATGCGATATCCAAAAATTTCAGCATAATGCCCGAAAAATGTGAAGGCTGCGGTGTATGCTCCTACATCTGCCCGGTCGAAGCGGTAACAAGCGGCCCCAGACTCTGCGGAGAATGGTACAGATCCGACACCCGTTTCGGACAAATGATCCATGCAGAACTGGGAATCGGCGAAGAAAACTCAGGCAAACTGGTCACAACTGTGCGCAATGCTTCCGCTGAATTGGGAGAAGAACTCGGTGCCGAACTTGTGCTGGTGGACGGTTCTCCCGGTGTAGGCTGTCCGGTAATTGCTTCATTGACTAATGCCGACCTAGCAGTATTTGTAGCCGAGCCGACCATTTCTGCCGTGCATGACCTGAAGAGGGTCCATAAGCTGACCGAGCATTTCAAGATTCCCTCCATGGCGATCATCAACAAATGCGGAATTAACGCTGAGCAGGAGAACGAGATCAAATCCTTTTGTGCAGAAAAAGAAGTCCTCCTTGCGGGTGAACTGCCCTACGACACCATTTTTTCAAAGGCACAATTGGCGGGACAATCCGCTGTTGAATACGATCCGGATGGCATGGGGAAAAAGATTGAGGCTATCTGGAATAGGATGGAAGCAAACCTTTAAAGGAGAGTAAGCATGGGTAAGGAAAAAATTGTAATTCTTGGATGCAGTCAGGCTATGGACGACATTTGTATCGGTTGTTCCCGTTGCATGGTCGGATTTAACCGCCGTACCGGAGAATTCGAAAACTGTGCGGAAGACGCGGAACTGACCGCGATCGTCGGCTGCGGCGGATGCCCCGGCAGCGGCATTGTCACCAGAATGGCCCACATGAAGCTATGGAACGCGCCTATGGACGAAGTTCCAAACAAAGTTTATGTTGCCCCCTGCATAACCATGCACTGTCCCCACAAGGACGTATTACTCAAAAAGATCAAGGCCAAGGCCGGATGTGAAGTCATTGAAGGTACACACCCGTACATTCCCGAAAACATTTTCGCCGAATAATTTCAGAACATGCCTATATATGAATACAAATGCCGTGAATGCGGTGCCGTATACGAAGAAATCGTCAGTTCAGGATCAGCTCCCGGTCCTTGTCCATCCTGTGGAAAGGAAGCCGGAGAAAAGCTCATCTCATCAACATCATCGCTGAGCGGTAAGGACACTCCCAATGTTCCGGATGCAACCGGAACAGGATGCTGCGGTGCCAACCCGTCATCAAAGGGCTGCGTCCCCGGTTCCTGCTGCGGCAAGGCTTAAAATAAGAGGCACAATCTTTTTTAAAGGTTGTGCCTTACTATTTTATGGCGTGACTTGGTAGGTCTCCGGCAGGACCGCCGAAGGCATTAGCTGAGAACAATTTTAATTAGAAATTTCGTCCATAAGCTCTTGAGTCAGCCCGACAATCGTAATGCCGTGTTTTTCTGCAAAACGTACTGACTCGTCCAGATCAAAAAAAAGACTTTTCCCCGCTTCAACACCGAGGCAGGTCGCTCCAAGCTTTTTCATACCCTGAATAGTCTTCAAGCCAGTTGAGGGCATATCCACTCGCCCTTCTTGACCGGGCTTAAAAACTTTCACAATGCAGCAGCCCTTACCACCAAGCTCGCATCCGCGCTTTACTGCGGCATCAGTTCCTTCAATGGCTTCCACTGCGGCCACAATTCCCTCACGAACAACCACACACTGACCGATATCCAGCTTGCCCAGTTCGCGGGCAATCTTCCAGCCAAAGGCCAAATCGGCGCGCTCAATCTCATTAGGTTTACGCTTGGTCAAAAATCCTGCGGGAGTTAGCAGCTCTGGGGCATATTGATGAGGTCCGACGACCTCCATACCTTCAGACTCAAACTCCCCTGTAATGGCGCGAAGCAATACATCATCGCCCTTAGTAGCTAGCTTGAAAAGAAGTTTGGCTGCGCGCAGGTCAGGTCGAATATCAAGAGCCTTGGGTTTATTGATAGTTCCGGCCATAACCACTTTACTGACCCCGTTCTTTTTAAAAAAAGAAATCAGTTTTGAGAACTGCCCGAGCTTAAGTTCAACTGTTTCATCAGCATATTCACTAACATTAATATTTGAATGGCCTTTAAAAAAAACAGCCACAACACGATTTCCCTGTGCTGCGGCTCCCTTTGCAACCAGAAGGGGAAATTGTCCCCCCCCGGCAATAAGACCGATTGTCTCTATTTTATTTGTCATATTTCTATGAAGAACCATGTCCAGCGGAGGTAACTCCTCGTTTGCTGGAGCGGATGAATTCAACTAGATTCAAAACTTCTGGAATATCGGCAAACTGCTTCTCTGCCGCTTCTAGAGCATCGGCACGAGATATTTCTGAACGGAAAATAAGCTTGTATGCTTTCTTAAGGGCATTACAAGTCTTGGCTTTAAATCCATTTCGACGCAGCCCGACGGAGTTAGGACCTTGCAGGCCTCCACGTACACCAGTCGCAATCATGTACGGAGGGACATCCTGCCCAAAACCGGACATACCACCGATAAAAGCATAATCCCCGATGCGAATAAACTGGTGAAAACCGGACATACCACCGATAGTAACGTAATTACCTACATCGATGTGCCCGGCAAGAGTGGCAGAATTAGCCATGATAACATGGTCACCAAGAATACAATCATGAGCAACATGAGCGAAGGCCATGAGCATGCAATTACTGCCGACCACAGTGTTTTCGCGACCTATATCAACACCCGTAGCGCGGTGAACGGTCACATACTCACGAAGAATATTGTTATCACCCAACTCTACCCATGTTTCCTCGCCTTTAAAGCCAAGATGCTGAGGCAGGCCGCCGAGAACAACTCCACTATCGAGGGTGTTGCCCTTTCCCATACGGGTGAATGCCTTGATCTGAACATTCGCGTCAAGAATGCAGTTATCACCGATAACAGTGTCCCCTTCAATAATGCAGAAAGGTCCAATCTTAACATTCTCTCCCAACTGCGCACCAGAATCAACAATGGCAGAGGGATGAATTTCAGTAGCCACTACATGGACTCCTTGTCGACAATTGCAGCAGAGACTTCACCCTGAGCGGCAACTTCACCGTCAACAGTAGCAACACATTTCATTTTCCAGATATTCATCTTGCGTCTAACTTCATTGACTTCAAGAACAAGCTTATCTCCGGGAACAACTGGTCTGCGGAATTTAAGCTTATTGATTCCGGTGAACAGGAAAACCTTATCTTCAGTGTCAATATCATCAGTACTGAGAACAATGATTCCGCCAGCCTGAGCGAGAGCCTCTACAATCAAGACTCCGGGCATGACCGGAAGACCAGGAAAATGGCCCTGAAAAAAGGGCTCGTTCATAGTGACGTTTTTGTAGGCCTTGATGGATTTACCAGGTTCAATTTCTTCAACCCGGTCAACAAGTAAAAATGGGTAACGATGGGGAAGCATCCCCATAATTTCCTTGATATCGATATAATCTATAGTGGTTTTACTCACTTTAATCTTCCTTGCTTAACTCTGCTTCCAATGCCTTGATACGCTTTTCAAGCGCAGACATCTTCTTTGCCATATCAGGCAATTTTCTATGATAAATGGAGGACCGTAAAAAGTTCCCCTTTTCAAGAAGAGGAGAACCGGCGCCCATGAATCCGGCGGGGACATCATTGGTTACCCCGGCCTGAGCACCGATAACGGCACCATCGCCAATCTCAATATTATCCACCAATCCGGCCTGTGCCGCAAGGATAACGCCCTTACCAAGCTTGGTGCTGCCCGCTATACCGGACTGCGAAATAACGAGGCAGTCTTCACCGGTAGTTACGTTGTGAGCGATCTGGACAAGGTTATCGATCTTTGAACCGGCACCTATTCTGGTCACATCAAGGGCTGCACGGTCTACACAGGCATTGGCACCTATTTCAACCTGATCCTGAAGCTCTACAGTCCCGATCTGGGGGATCTTCATATGCTTACCGGAAACCTGCGCATAACCAAATCCATCACCACCTAGAACTGCCCCTGGCTGCACAATGACACCGGCCCCGAGAACGGTCCCGGCCATGATTGAACAGTTGGGGTAGATAACACAGCCGGGTCCGAGCACAACATCTTCGCCGATATAAGCCCCGGCAAAAATATTACTGTTTGAACCTACCTTGGCTCCCTTGCCCACAAAAGCAAAAGGATAAATGGTGGCACTATCATCAACTTCGGCATCAGGATGAATAAAGGCTAACTCATGAATGCCTTCCAAACACCCCTGCGGGCGGGAGAAGACATGCATGGCCTTGGCCAGATCCATATAGGGATTCTCGCTGATAAGCGCAGACTCCACTTGATCGGCATATTTCTCTTCGAGCACGATGGCAGCAGCCTTCGTGGTCTTAAGTGCGGATTCGTACTTGGCATTGGCCAAAAAGGAGAGTTCGGAAGCCCCGGCCAGCTCAAGTGTATTCAAGCCCGAGATTTCCTTATCCTTTCCAGCCATCTTTAGGCCGATAAGACCTGCAAGTTCTGAAAGAAGCATAAGGTCCTACTTTTTGCCTGCTCTGAAAGCACGGTTCATTTCAAGAAGCAGCTGGTTGGTAATATCAACAGTGTCATCAACGTAAAGCAGACCGGAGGTCTTTTTATCGTAGATGGCAGTGTAACCATTTTTCTTACCATATTCGGTAACGATCTTCTGAATAAGCTCAAGTACCGGGGTACCTACTTTTTTCTCTTCAAGCTGCATCTTACGCTGGGTAGCCTGAGTAAGGTCCTGAAAATCCCTAACCTTGCGCTTGAACTCGAGTTCTTTATCCTGCTTAGCTTCAAGGGAAAGAACGAGACTCTGCTTCTGCAAGGACTGCTTCAGAGCTTCCAGTTCCTTCTGCTTGGTCTGAATCTGTTTTTTTGCAGTTTCAAACTTCTTTTCCATCTTTTTCTGGGCATCCTGACCGACTTCAGAATCTTGAATCAGCTTCCCCATAGAGGCAACTGCAATTTTCTGGGGGGCAGCAAACGCCGGAGCCTGAAAAGCAAAAACCAGAACCAGTACTGCAAAAAGAATTCTACGCATTTAAAATTACTCCTTATAATTCCTGTCTAATAATCAGCCGAAAAGGCATGCCGATATCCGGCATGCCCTTCGTTTACATTAATATGTCAAATTCTGCTAGAAGAACTGTCCCATAGAGAACTCAATCTTATGTCTTGAACTGTCTTCAAGTTTATCAAGTCCGTAACCATATTCAACTCTGATCGGCCCCATGGGGGAGAACCAGCGCAGTCCGGCACCGATACTTTTATACATGCCGAGGAAGAGGGCTGTTCCGTCTTCCTGCTTGGTATCGTGGAAGAAACTCTGACCGTCATCCCAAGAGTTACCGATGTCAAAGAAACCGACACCTACGAGTCCGAGCTCTTCGTTGATGGGGAACAAGAGTTCGAAGTTCATGTAGAACATCTTGTTACCACCGATACGATCATTTGATTCACTGTCACGGGGCGAAATTTCACGGCTGTCATAACCGCGGACATTGTTGATACCACCGAGGTAGAATCTTTCAAACACGGGAATTTCGCCACCACCAAAGTTGTCATGGATAAAACCACCACTACCCTTCCAGTGGAAAACCAGATCCCAGAATACCGGGGTAAAGTAGTTGGAGTCATAGGTGTATTTCACATAAGAGTCATCACCCATGAGAACACCGCCACCCATTTCAACAACAAAGTTGTTAACAGTACCGGAGGAGGGGTTAAAAGCCTTGTTAGTGGTATCGCGTTTTATCCCGGCAGTAATTACGCTGGACCAGTTGTCACCCTCAATATCCTTAATTGACTGCGCTGCATTGTCTGCAACTTCAGAGATGGTGTAAAAATCCAAGCGATAGTTACTATAAAAGTGAGTGTACTCACCAAGGGGATAACCGGCAGAGACAACACCACCGATAGTCTGTTTATCGTAATCAGTGAAGTCATCGTTACGCCAGTAAGTATTAAAACCACCACCCCAGAGGGTATCATTGATACGGGGGTTATAGAAGTTCATGCCGTAACTGATTGTCTTGGAACTCCAGCCACCGCTAAGAGCGAATTCCATACCGCGACCAAAAAGGTTGCGCTCGGTAATCTTTGCAGAAACAAACACACTGTCGGAAGTGGAGTAACCGATACCACCACTTACCATACCGGTGTTCTTATCCTTGACCTTGACTTTCAAGTCCATTTCACCGGGATCACCGGTGGGAACAGGCTCGATATCCACTTCACTGAAATAGTCCAGTTTATTCAGACGGACAATTGAACGCTGCAATTTGGAACCACTGAACTGGTCACCGTCAGCGAGACGCATTTCGCGCAGAATGACATTGTTTCTGGTTTTAGAATTACCTTCAACAATAACTCTGCGGATGTGTACTTTCTGGCGCTTGGCAACAATAAAGGTAATATCAACGGTCTTATCTTCTCTATGCTGATCAAACTTGATGTTTGCATCAGCATAGGCATATCCGTAGTTGGAATAGAAATCAGAAATGGCCCTCATGTCTTCACGCAGGAGGGAGCGGTCAAGATATTCACCGCCGTCTGCCATATCGTCAGCACTGATAAGCTCGCGCAGTCTGGATTTTTTTACGATAAGATCACCACGTAAGCTGACCTTACCGACCTTGTAACGATCACCTTCGGCAACCTTAAAGGTTACGTAGATACCGTCTTCTTTAATGTCCAGCTCAGGCTCACCTACCTTTGCGTCGATGAATCCACGGTTACCGTAGTAAGCAAGGATTGCCGCTGCATCACGTTCCAGCAGTTCTTCTTTAAGAACCCCGGTTTTGGTGAACCAGGAGAGCCAGCCCCTTTCAGTAAGAGCAAGCTGTTCCTTGACTTCATCAGGATCAAGCTTTTTGGCACCTTCAATCTTAATACCTTCAATATAAAGCTTTTGGCCTTCATTAATATTAAGATTTAAACGGGCTTGTGCACCTTCACCTTCAATATTGTAGTCAATTTTGGCGTTGTAATACCCTTCCTTACGATACATCTCACGCAGGGTATTCAGGTCATCGGAAAGAACTTTGGGGTTCATAACCGCGCCCTTCTTGGTATTAACCGCCGCTAGGATATCTTCGGAATCAAGAGCATCTTCACCTTTGACAGAAATTGCCTGAATACGAGGCCTCTCCTTAACGTCAAAAATGATCTTCTTGCCACCGGGAACATCGGTAATTTTGACCTTAACATCGTCAAAATAACCGAGAGCGTAAATATTTTTGAGATCCGCGTTAATTTTGGAAGGAGTGTAAAGATCGCCGGTCTTGATGTTAGTGCGCATCAGGATAACGTCCTTATCAAGGACCCGGCATCCACGAACTTCAACGTCTGCGATTTTATCCTGACTAAGCAACTCCAGTTTCATCTTTGAAACAAGTTCATCAACAGCAGGCAGAAGGTTGATCAGTCCTTTTTTGGAAACAAAAAGAGGAACCGCAGGCTTCATACCGAACGCTTCCACAAGACGGACATCAAGGCTTAAATCTTCGCCGATCTGACTAAAACTACCGTAGACGGAGTATCCGGCTCCGGCCAGCAAAGCCATATCTTTCGCTGCCTGAATATTTAAAAACTCGTAACCTTGCTCACTAACAAGTCCCATAACCTTTTTCTGATCGACGACACGGAATCCTGCTTCGCGTAATCTGTCGGAAAGAAGAGTGGGTAAACTGTCTTTGAGATATTGTGTGTCAGCATCAGCATTAACTTCAAAAGGAAGTACGGCAAGAATAATACCTGAGGCATCTTCTGCCTGAGCCTTGCCTGCTCCGAAATTAATCAGAAACGCAAGAGTTGCCGCAATCAGTAAAAGCAGAATTCTAGTTCTGGGCATACAGTTCTCCGGAACGCAACTCAAGCCGGCGTTTCATTACACCGGCTAAATCCATGTTATGGGTCACAACAATGAGCGTCATTCCAAGCTCTTCATTAAGGGTGGCCAGCATTTCACCGACCATCATCCCTGTCTTCTCATCCAAGTTACCGGTAGGTTCATCAGCGAGTAGGACTTTGGGTTTCAGCAGGATCGCACGCGCTATGGCGGCTCTCTGCCTCTCCCCACCGGACAAAGTTGTCACCCTGTGGTCAATCCTATTCTGCAACCCTACCAGTTCAAGGGCTTCACGGGCCATGTCAGAGGCTTCCCCCTGACCTATGCCTGCCACCATGGCAGGAAGAGCGACATTTTCCAGAGTGGTAAACTCCGGAAGAAGGTGATGAAACTGAAAAACAAAACCGATTCCCCTGTTCCTCACTTCGGCCCGCTTTTCAGGTGTCATATCATTAATATTCATTCCCGCAAAATGGATATTTCCACTGGAAACAGTATCCAAAGTACCGAGAATATGCAGCAGCGTTGTCTTACCCGACCCGGACGAACCGAGAATGGCAAGGGATTCCCCAGCATCAACCGTAAGGTCGATGTGGTCCAGAATCCTCACAGTCTCGTTCGGTCCTTCGTATTCTTTTACGATATCGGTAAGTTCGTAAAGTAAATTACTCATACCTTAAAGCCTGCGCCGGTTCCAGAGCAGCTGCCTGCCTTGCCGGATACAAAGTAGCCAGAAAACAAAGCGAAAACGCCGCAACACCGATAATTGTCAAATCCAACCAATCCATCCGGATGGGCAGATAGTCCACCGGATAGACGTTGCTGGGTAATTTAATGAACTGGTACTTCTTAAGCAGAAGTGCCACCGGAATACCTATAAGGTAGCCGATGGTTGTCCCAAAAAGTCCGATAAAAGTCCCCTGCAACATAAAAATTCTTCTGATACTCCCGGACGTGGCTCCCATAGACATCAACACTGCAATATCCTTGGTTTTCTGCATTACCAGCATGACCAAGGTAGTAATGATGCTAAATGAACCGACCATGACAATCATTGCCAGAATGATAAACATTGCTGTTTTTTCTAGCTTGAGAGCTGCAAACAGATTGGCATTCATTTCCTGCCAGTTCTTGATCTGCACCGGATATCCGGCAAGCTCTTTGTCCAGAACTTCGCCTATCTTATCAACTGCATATACGTCCGCAAGACGAATTTCAAGTCCGGACACAAAATCCCGCTTGAATCCGAGTAATTTCTGAGCCGCGGTATTGCTTATGTAAGCCAGTGAGGAATCGTACTCATACATGCCTGTGCGGAAAATCCCACCAACCTTAAACACCCGTACTTTCGGTGTAAATCCGGCGGCAGTGCGTGTGCCTGAAGGGGAAAGCAAATTAACGGTATCACCGACCACAAGGCCGAGACGTTTGGCAAGCTGATTTCCTATAACTATTTCAGGTAGTTTACTCTCTTTTGCGAGACAGTCAACATTTCCTGAAACCATGTCACCGGGTAAACTGAGTACGCCTTTTGCGGTTTCAGCATCCACTCCTCTCAAAACAACACCTTTAACTCCACCGCCACTGGAAAGCATAACCTCAGAATAGATAAAGGGCGTTACACCTGTAACGCCCGAAATCTTTTCTATTCTATCGGTCATGTGGTGGTAGTTTTCAAGCGTGCCGTCATAAGCGGTCACAATGACGTGGGCATTAACTCCGAGAATCTTGTCCCGCAAGTCGGTTGAAAAACCGTTCATAACCCCTATCACCACAATCAGGGCTGCTACGCCCAAAGCAACGCCGCACACGGCAAAGAGAGATATAACTGAGATAAAATTATTCTTTCTCAGGGTAAAAAGATATCTCAGTGCGACGAAGAGTTCAAACTTCATGAGCCACCATTGCCGGAAGCACCTTCGCTTCTAAGAAGCGGAAACAGGATAACTTCCCTAATGGAAGCACTGTCGGTTAAAAGCATGACCAAACGATCAATACCGATCCCCTGCCCAGCGGCCGGAGGCATACCATACTCAAGGGCGCGGACATAATCCTCGTCCATGTTATGAGCCTCGTCATCACCGGCATCTTTTTCCTCAACCTGATCCATAAATCTGCAACGCTGATCCACGGGATCGTTCAATTCGGAAAAAGCGTTAGCCAGTTCACGACCGTAAATAAAAAGTTCAAAACGGTCAGTAATATCCGGGTTATCCTCATTCCTTCTGGAAAGCGGAGAGATATCTGTAGGATAATGATAAATAAAGTGCGGCT
The window above is part of the Marinifilum sp. JC120 genome. Proteins encoded here:
- a CDS encoding lipoprotein-releasing ABC transporter permease subunit, which gives rise to MKFELFVALRYLFTLRKNNFISVISLFAVCGVALGVAALIVVIGVMNGFSTDLRDKILGVNAHVIVTAYDGTLENYHHMTDRIEKISGVTGVTPFIYSEVMLSSGGGVKGVVLRGVDAETAKGVLSLPGDMVSGNVDCLAKESKLPEIVIGNQLAKRLGLVVGDTVNLLSPSGTRTAAGFTPKVRVFKVGGIFRTGMYEYDSSLAYISNTAAQKLLGFKRDFVSGLEIRLADVYAVDKIGEVLDKELAGYPVQIKNWQEMNANLFAALKLEKTAMFIILAMIVMVGSFSIITTLVMLVMQKTKDIAVLMSMGATSGSIRRIFMLQGTFIGLFGTTIGYLIGIPVALLLKKYQFIKLPSNVYPVDYLPIRMDWLDLTIIGVAAFSLCFLATLYPARQAAALEPAQALRYE
- the bamA gene encoding outer membrane protein assembly factor BamA, whose translation is MPRTRILLLLIAATLAFLINFGAGKAQAEDASGIILAVLPFEVNADADTQYLKDSLPTLLSDRLREAGFRVVDQKKVMGLVSEQGYEFLNIQAAKDMALLAGAGYSVYGSFSQIGEDLSLDVRLVEAFGMKPAVPLFVSKKGLINLLPAVDELVSKMKLELLSQDKIADVEVRGCRVLDKDVILMRTNIKTGDLYTPSKINADLKNIYALGYFDDVKVKITDVPGGKKIIFDVKERPRIQAISVKGEDALDSEDILAAVNTKKGAVMNPKVLSDDLNTLREMYRKEGYYNAKIDYNIEGEGAQARLNLNINEGQKLYIEGIKIEGAKKLDPDEVKEQLALTERGWLSWFTKTGVLKEELLERDAAAILAYYGNRGFIDAKVGEPELDIKEDGIYVTFKVAEGDRYKVGKVSLRGDLIVKKSRLRELISADDMADGGEYLDRSLLREDMRAISDFYSNYGYAYADANIKFDQHREDKTVDITFIVAKRQKVHIRRVIVEGNSKTRNNVILREMRLADGDQFSGSKLQRSIVRLNKLDYFSEVDIEPVPTGDPGEMDLKVKVKDKNTGMVSGGIGYSTSDSVFVSAKITERNLFGRGMEFALSGGWSSKTISYGMNFYNPRINDTLWGGGFNTYWRNDDFTDYDKQTIGGVVSAGYPLGEYTHFYSNYRLDFYTISEVADNAAQSIKDIEGDNWSSVITAGIKRDTTNKAFNPSSGTVNNFVVEMGGGVLMGDDSYVKYTYDSNYFTPVFWDLVFHWKGSGGFIHDNFGGGEIPVFERFYLGGINNVRGYDSREISPRDSESNDRIGGNKMFYMNFELLFPINEELGLVGVGFFDIGNSWDDGQSFFHDTKQEDGTALFLGMYKSIGAGLRWFSPMGPIRVEYGYGLDKLEDSSRHKIEFSMGQFF
- a CDS encoding ABC transporter ATP-binding protein, with protein sequence MSNLLYELTDIVKEYEGPNETVRILDHIDLTVDAGESLAILGSSGSGKTTLLHILGTLDTVSSGNIHFAGMNINDMTPEKRAEVRNRGIGFVFQFHHLLPEFTTLENVALPAMVAGIGQGEASDMAREALELVGLQNRIDHRVTTLSGGERQRAAIARAILLKPKVLLADEPTGNLDEKTGMMVGEMLATLNEELGMTLIVVTHNMDLAGVMKRRLELRSGELYAQN